From Simonsiella muelleri ATCC 29453:
TGTATTTTGTTATTCTTTTATTTGAGTCAAACATTATGCCACGTTTCTATTTTCCTGTTAATTTGATTCCTGATTCTGAATGGACATTGCCGGATAATTTGGTGCGCCACATTCACGTTTTACGTTTACGCGTGGGCGAGCAAATCACGCTATTTAATGGCGATGGTGCAGCGTATTCGGCACAATTATTGCAATTAGAAAAACGCCACGCAACGTGTCGTGTATTATTCAGGCAGCCTGAAAATACCGAAAGCCCATTATCAATCAAACTGGTACAAGCCATTTCCAGTGGCGAGCGCATGGATTTTACCATCCAAAAATCGGTGGAGTTGGGTGTGGTGGCGATTCAGCCTGTGATGAGTGAGCGCAGTGTGGTGCGTTTGAGTGGCGAACGTGCGGATAAACGGGTACAACGTTGGCAGGAAATTGCGATTTCAGCGTGCGAACAATGTGGACGCAATACGATTCCCGATATTTTACCGATTGTTTCATTTGAACAATATTTGCGACAAAAATCCGATGAATTGCACATTTTGATGAGTTTACGCCAAGCACGAAGTCTGAAAGATTTACCTACGCCTACGCGTGTAACGTTGATGATTGGTGCGGAGGGAGGTTGGACGCAAGCCGAAGAAAATGCTGCATTTTCTGCTAATTGCCAAGCAGTTGTATTGGGTAAGCGCGTTTTGCGGACGGAAACTGCCAGCCTAGCGGCCATTGCAGCCATGCAAACATTATGGGGCGATTTCGTTTGAATTTGTTGGCAAATGAGCAAAACATTTTTCATACAATGGCGTTAATGCCAATACGGTTTCGCCAATCCAATTCACGCAATTGGTTTGCGCCAAGTGGTCGCGGTCAATGTGTTTACCAATACAAAAAAAATCATCAGATGACTGTAAAATTAAATTATTTTGTTGATTTAATTTTAAATAATCTGAATATTCGTTTTCATTATCATGCCACACATCAAAATCTGCATAACGTGCTACGTCCAAATTATCTAACCATTGATTGTAATCGGGTAAGGAAATTGCCGACACATTTGCTTTATAACAATGCCAGTCCAGTGATACTGTTAAACGCTTACGATTCAATAAAATAGATAAAATCGCTGCCGATTGATTGTAAATGGCATATTTAAAATACGCAAAAAAATGAGCCCGAACCTGCCAACCATTGCACCAACGTTCAATATGTGGTGGTTGAAATTGTGGATTTATTTCAATTAGTTGTGTATAAACTTGATTGATGACGCTTTTCCAATCTTCCCATGCGATTTTGTAATCGGTTTTTAATTGGGGAATGGTGTCGGGGGCATATTGTTTTAATTGAGAAAATTGAAAAAATGGACGATTAAATACATCGCAATGTTGTGCGGTTAACATAAACAATCCTTTCAGTCAGCCTGAAAATACAATTTTTCAAAAGGACAAGGCGAGTGCCGTGTACATTTGGTATCTTAACATAAGAGGCAAGCAACATTTTAATTTTAAATGACTATACATTAAGTGTGTCGGCAACGCAGTAGGTGAGATGGATAATTTGGCTATAAAGTGCGTTATGTGTATGATTTGTTGGACACATGTTTTTTTCAGGCTGCCTGAAAAATCATCAATCAATTCATTTAATTGTAAAAGTCAAATAAATTCAACTATTTTTGCTATAATATGCGCCATTTTGGTTACAATCGCGCAAATTCATGCGTTTAATCGCTTGTAATTTGCGCTGTTTGCACTATATGTACAACAATAAATTGAAACTCATTGGTCTGAAAGTCAAATTTTTGGCTATCGCAGACATCATTTTCGTGATTTGTGCAACCTTGTTACCCCATTCATTTTATGGACAGAATGGCTAAAATCTTTGCAGTGGTAAATTAAATCACAAATTAAATCAATGGATTATTATTATGTTACCCAACAATACCCATTTTCATGACCACGATTCCGATAACGAAGAACAATTATCTGATAATCGCCCACTCACACCCGAAGAACAACGCGCTCGTTTGCGCCAACTGATTATTTTTGGCAAAGAACGTGGCTACATTACCTATGCTGAAATCAATGATACCTTGCCCGACGATATGTCGGATGCAGAACAAATTGATAATATTGTTAATATGATTCAAGGGCTTGGTATTCAGGTAACCGAAGAAGCACCCGATGCCGAAACCTTGTTGATGAGTGATAACAGCGCGGCAGTTGCTGATGAAGACGCAGTTGCTGAAGCCGAAGCCGCTTTATCTCAAGCCGATTCCGAATTCGGACGAACCACCGACCCTGTGCGTATGTATATGCGTGAAATGGGGCAGGTGGAATTACTAACCCGTGCTGATGAAATTATTATTGCCAAAAAAATTGAAAATGCCTTGAAAAACATGATTCAAGCTATTTCTGCTTGTCCAGGTTCGGTGGGCGAGATTTTGGCGTTGATTGACCAAATCAAAAAAGATGAAATTCGCGTTGATGAGGTGGTGGAAGCCATTATTGACCCAAATGAAGTGTTGTTGAACGAATTGGGTTTGTCGCATTTGGAAAATGGTGCGTCAGAAGATGACACTTCCAGTGAGTCAGACGATGCCGATGACGACGAAGAAGACGAAGAAGATGCTTCAGGTAGTAACCTGGAAGGGCAGAATTTAGAAGAATTAAAAGCTCAAGTTATTGAACACTTTAAACAAATTGGAAAAAGCTACGGCTTAATGATTAAGGCTTTGGAGAAATACGATAGCAAACACACTAAATATTTAGAGCATCGCGATGCCATTGCCAGCAAATTGTTAGAAGTGCGTTTTTCTACTCGCCAAATTGAAAAATTGAGTGAAAGTTTGCGCGGTCGTGTGGATTTGATTCGCAAATTAGAACGCGAAATCCGCGATATTTGCTTAGACCGAGTACGCATGGATAAAGATTACTTCATTAGCAGCTTTTTGCCTAACGCCACCAATTTGAATTGGATTGAAGACGAAATTAACAAAAATCGCGTTTGGAGCGAAACTTTACAACGCTTTAAACATGATATCTTAGAAAAACAAACCGAAATGTCAAATTTGGAAGCCCATGCGCGTATTTCCATTGAGGAATTGAAAGAAATCAGCAAAAACATGGTTGTTAGTGAAAAAGAAACCGCAGCAGCCAAACAAGAAATGATTCAGGCAAATTTGCGTTTGGTGATTTCCATTGCGAAAAAATACACCAATCGCGGTTTGCAATTCCTTGATTTAATTCAAGAAGGTAATATTGGCTTGATGAAAGCGGTGGATAAATTTGAGTATCGTCGTGGCTATAAATTCTCTACTTATGCAACTTGGTGGATTCGCCAAGCCATCACGCGTTCCATCGCCGACCAAGCTCGAACCATTCGTATTCCTGTGCATATGATTGAAACCATTAATAAAATGAATCGTATTTCGCGCCAATATCTGCAAGAAACTGGCGAAGAACCCGATTCCGCTAAATTGGCTGAATTAATGGAAATGCCAGAAGATAAAATTCGCAAAATCATGAAAATCGCCAAAGAACCCATTTCTATGGAAACGCCAATTGGTGATGATGAGGATTCGCATTTGGGTGATTTTATTGAAGATGCGAACAATGTTGCGCCGTCCGATGCGGCGATGTATTCTAGCTTGCGCGAAGTAACCAAAGATGTACTAGAAAGCCTGACACCACGCGAGGCCAAAGTGTTGCGTATGCGTTTCGGTATTGACATGAACACAGATCATACGCTGGAAGAAGTCGGTAAACAATTTGATGTAACACGCGAGCGTATTCGCCAAATTGAAGCCAAAGCATTACGTAAATTACGCCACCCAACGCGTTCGGATAAGCTGAAAAGTTTCTTAGATAGCGAAGAAGGGAAATAAGTTTTCAGGCTGCCTTGATGTTTTTAAGTTCAGGCAGCCTGAAAATTTTTAATTGATTTGTTGTTTCAACTATTGCCTGTATTCACAGCCAAGCGCGGTGTCTTTTGACATTCGCACTAACTGGGACAAAATCCACTTCACGTTGGCTATGAATACAGGTTCTAAGTAGGTAATGGTACAACTTATTTTTTAACTGCTTTGCGTGATATAGCTGAAATCGTGCCAATTTGCCGCCAACATCAACTGCCCTTGAGTGTTGGATAAAAAATAGTCGTTTGGTTTTGCTTGTTGAAACAATGGGATAATATCAGCTGAATTCATTAATACAAAAACATAAGTCCATTGACGTTCATCAATGTGATTGAACAAACACAGTGGCTGCATGGTTTGACTGATTTCCATTAAAATAGAAATAAATTTACCTTGATTATCAAATGTATAATTTCTTGCTTCTTTTTCATTGAGATAGCAGAATCCCACTTCTGGGCGCAGACTCATGCCAAATTCAAAAATTTCAGTTAAACTGGCAATATACTGCTTACCATCATCGGAATTAGTAACATTAAATTCTAAATTCAGCTGTCGTGCCGATACAATCAAGTTGCCAATTAAACTGTTTTTGCCAACCAAATTTAAAATATTTTGTATCATGTCGGTTTGCTCGGATTACGATTTTTTGTAGGGTATGTTTTAATACACAGCAAAACGTACCCTAAATCAAGTTGTGGTTATTTTTGAAAGCGTTATTTTAATAATTTTGTGAAGAATTTTGTACGTGAAATTAAAAGTTTATCTAATAAATACACAAATAAAATTGCCATCGCTGCGGTCGGAAAAATCAACGCAACCACACACAAAATGATCGCTGCTGCTCGCCAATTTGCCACTTCACGCCCTTGTGCTGGCGGACACAAACCCGAAGCACGTGGGCGGCGTTTCCACCACATCACATAACCACTGACCCCCATTAAAATGACCGCCAAACAAAACACGACATTCAGTGCAATTGACCACCAACCCATTGTTCCCATATGAAAAGCGATGCTTACCACCATAAACTTGCCAAACCAGTTGTAATCTTTAAAGTTAATATCTGCCAAAATTTTGCCTGAATAACGGTCTATGTGCATGGTTCGGTCGGCTGTGGGGTTGGGGCTGTCATAACTCATTGAATCTTGGTTAATTGTCCATACACCTTTTTCGCCTTTGGGGAAATAGATTTGGTAGCGTCCGTTGGTGGCGAAACCTTGTTCCCGAGCGAATCTGTCTACGGTGTCAAACGTCATGGGTTCGTTTGGATTAATGCCGTTTTCGCCCAAAGTGCTGCCTGAAATGGGCATTGGGGTTAATTCCAAAATCCATGGAATTTCTTTGGTTTTTCCGTCATTTAAATCACCGTGTAACAACGTAGATTCAGGGTTGGGCGCAACGCCCCATTTTCCCGCAGGAAATTGCGACCACGCTTGTACCATTTTGCCCCCCCAAATGCCAGCCCATGCCATACCAGATAAGCAAAATAACAATAATATCAGTGAAATATATGTTCCTAATGCGCCGTGTACACCACGCCAGCCAGAGCGTCCTGCACCCAATTTACCAGTAGAGAACATTTGACTGATATGGCGTTGGCGTGCGCACCACCACAAATACCAGCCCGTCAAAATCATCAATACGGTTAAAGATGCCGTCGTTTCAAGCAAATAGTCACCGAATTTTCCCATCAGTAAATCGCCATGTAATTCGTCCATCAAGTGATACAAATTTTGATTGCGTTCAAAGGTTTGTACCACTTGAGCGGTGTAGGGGTTTACTGCAACCATTGTGGCTTTGCCATCGCCATCGTTGACGCGAAAAACCGCAACAGTATCGGGTGATTGTGGCGAGATATATTGGATGACCGCGCCATGTTCTTTGTCCACCGCATCAAGTGCTGCTTGAGCTTGCTGGGAAACGGGTTGAGTTTGGGCTTGTGGTATGACGTTAATGTATTGATTTTCTTTGCCAATGGTCTTGGCAAGCAACAGCATCGCCAAGCCAGTGGCCGCCAGTAGCATCAAAAGTGGCGCAATCAAGATGCCTGCGTAAAAATGCCATCGCCAAATGGTAAAGTAGTGTTGATTGGAATTGGGTTGCGTGTTCTTCATGGTGTTATCGTATATCAAGTCTAAAAGCGTCATTCTAAGGGAATTTGGCTGTATTTTCTATGATTATAGTCGTTTAAAATTAAGAACTTATGTTTATAAGGCTGATAACTTGATTTTATTGATAATTTTTGCAAATTTTATTTTAAACGACTGTATTTTTCAGGCTGTCTGAAACGTGTTGGCATCATACCAAATTCATTGGTAAAAATATGAAAATAGTGTTTGGGGCGATTGATTTGATTTAGAATAGGGCGATTATTTGATTAGGAAAATCATGATGTCTGATTGTGTATTGTGTGCCGAATTTGGCGAAGAAGTTTTATTTAAAACAAATCATTGGCGAATTATTGTAGTTCATGATGATGTCAAAGCTCCTGCATTTTGTCGCGTGATTTGGCACAATCATGTGGCGGAAATGACCGATTTGTCGCCCGATGAACGCACCGAATTCATGAATGCAGTGTACGCAGTGGAAACCGCAATGCGTGAAGTGTTGCAGCCTGCTAAAATCAATTTGGCGAGTTTGGGGAATGTTGTACCGCATTTACATTGGCATATTATTGCGCGTTTTACGGAAGATGCGTGTTTTCCTGCGCCAATTTGGGCAAATGCGGTACGCGAATCGGCTTTAAGGCTGCCTGAAAATTGGGTGCAACAAGTGCAACAAAAATTGATTTCGTATTTTCAGGCTGCCTGAAAAATATTATTTAATTTTATCAAAGGAATATGATTAATGAATTCTTTTTTATCACGCCGCCGTTTGTTGCAAGGCGCATTGGTGGCGACTGGAAGTGGTATTTTGACTGCGTGTGGTGGCAGCAACTCATCAGTTCAAAATCAAAAAAACTCCAATAAACCTAATACAGAAAGCCGTCCTACCGTGAATTCAACCGTGAATCGTCCTCAAACTCAACCAGTGGTACGCCATGTGCAAGCCAGTAGTCAAAATACCATGCGTTTGTTTGCGTCATCGGGTTTTGCGGAAGATGCTAACCGTATTCAAACAGGTTTGGATAGACTGTTTGCGGCGGGTTTTGCGATTACCAATCATAATGCTGCGTATCGGCGTTATCAGCGATTTGCAGGCAGCGATGCCGAACGAATTAACGATTTTCAAGATGTGGCAACGGGGCGCGTTCCTACGCCTAAGGTGTTGATGGGGGTGCGTGGTGGTTATGGTGCGGCGCGAATTTTGGCGAATGTAGATTGGGCGAGTTTGGGTGCGCGTATGCGTGAGGCACAAACTTTATTGTTTGGATTCAGTGATGTAACCGCAATTCAAATGGCTTTGTTGGCGCAAGGTGCCATGCCAAGTTTTGTGGGACCGATGTTGTACAGTGAATTTGGCAAACCGTCTCCCGACAGTTACACTATGGACAATTTCACGCAAAATACCACAAATAATCAAAGCACTGTGTTTGTAACTGAATTTCAAAGCCGCAATGTGCGCAATGTTGATGGGATTTTGTGGGGAGGTAATTTGAGCGTATTGGCATCGTTGGTGGGAACGCCATTTATGCCTAGAATTCAAGGTGGTATTTTGTTTTTGGAAGATGTCGCTGAGCAGCCGTACCGCATTGAACGGATGTTGTACACTTTGCATTTAGCAGGTATTTTGAAACAGCAACAAGCGATTGTATTGGGTGATTTTCGCATGGGCAATATTCGGGACACTTACGACAGCAGTTTTAATTTGGCGGCTGTGGCACAAAATATTTCACGCGCGGCGAATATTCCTGTTTATACGGGCTTTCCGTTTGGGCATGTTGCGCAGAAAACGACTTTTCCGTTGGGTGCAAAAGCAAGTTTGCGTGGTACGGGGGGCGGTTATTCCATCACGTTTAGCGGTTATCCGACTCTCAATCCAAACGCATTGAATTTGGCAGCATTAAAGCCGATGCAAGAATTTAATTTTATTGATAATTCTAATTTGAATTTCAATACCGACAGCGAATTTTAATGAAACAGGCAGCCTGAAAGACAATGCGTTTAGCGAATTAAATTGACCCAATCATTTTTCAGGCTGTCTAAATTTAATGGGTTAATTTCAAAGGAAAAAACATGAAACACACATTGATTTTAGCGACTGCTTTTATTTTAGCGGCGTGTCAAACTGTGCCACCGACATCATCGTCAGCTGCATCAACATTGCCACAAACCGCCTCTGCCAGCGTTGCGGCACCATCGGTCAAACGCGTATGGCGATTGAGTCAATTGACAGGTTTTGCGCCTAATCAATTGCAAAATACATTGATGGATTGGACGACTTTACCGTCTGCTTACGCGGATATGGGTTGCAATAATATGCGTTTTCAAGCAGTTATTGATGGAAGAGGCAGCCTGAATGTTTCGGGCATCACTGCCACGCGTATGATGTGTCCTGATTCGATGAAATTGGAGAATACGTTTGCGACTGTATTACCGAAAATGACGGGATATCGTGTGGAAAGTATGGATACGTTGGTCTTGTTTAATCAATCTGGCGATGAAATGCGTTTTACCAGCAAATAAATGTTCAGGCAGCCTGAAACTTTTGTCTTGTTGTTTTGAGGCTGCCTGAAATCAAAATATAGGCTAGAATCTAATTTGATAATTTTTCAATGTTTTTTGTAAGATAAAGTCATTTTTATTTTGCAACCAACTTTCTTTCCAAATTTTTTTGGCTTGTTCGGTGTCGCCTAATTTCCAATACAATTCACCCAAATGTGCGGCGATTTCGGCATTAGTGGGTTCATTTTTGTAGGCGTATTCTAGATATATTTTGGCGGTTTCGTAATCACCTTTTTGGAAATACGCCCAACCCATGCTGTCGTTGATGGCGGCACTTTCAGGCTGCGCTTGATAGGCTTTGGTGATTAAATCAAAACCTTCATTCATGGTTTCGGGTTGCGAAAGCAAGGTGTAACCGAGTGAATTTTGCGCGTGTGCATTGTCTGGATTTAATATCAAAAACGCGCGTAAATCTTTAATCGCATCGTGTGGGCGGTGCATTTTATCGGAATACAAAATACCGCGTTGATAAATTAAATTGTTTAAACGTGCGGCATTACCTTGCTGTTGTGCTTTTTTGATTAACTGATTGATTTCATTTAATACAATAGCAGGTTTACGCACTTGCATCATGGCAGATAGATATATTTGTTCGCGTTGAACATTGTCAAAAAAATGCGTTTGTAAATTAGGGGTAAGTGAACGCTGATTGTTGTAAAGCGCGATGGTTTTTTCCCAATTATTTTGTGCGCTAGAGAGCGACATTTCCAACACATTTTTAACAAATGCATAATCAGACGATTCAATTTTTTTCAACCAATTTGCGCTTTGTACCCAATTTTTTTCATTGAGAAAATTCAACATCATCATGGTGGCGGCACGTGATTTTTGTTCAGGTGTACCGATGTTATAGGCTTGTTCTAAATATTGTTTGACTTGGTTGTTGTCGCTATTTTTATTATGCTCAAACGATTGAGCGGCGGCTAAAAAATACAAATTGGCCTGTGGTTTTTTGGTAAGCAGAGTTTGTAAACGGGTGCTGGCTTTTTTGTATTGTTTATTTTGAATCAAATTTTCAATTTCCAATTCTTGCCAAGTTGGGGATAATTTCAGGCTGTCATTTTTATCAAAAAAATCGCTTAATGTATCGGGCTGTTCATGCACCACAAACGACAGTGCCGAACGCGATGGCAAACTCAAATTTTCATCAATTTGACTCAATTTTTTTAACGCTGACAAAATGCGTGATTTTTCGCGATTACCAGTACTGAACACCAAATCCAAAATATTGGCTTCCAGCATATTAGGGTAACGCATAACCAATTGATGTACTTGTTTATTACCAGTTCGGAGCATATCAGGATTGTGCAGACTCACTTGTGCCAACAACAAGAAAATGCGCTTAATTTGTTCATTGGATGCTTCGTTCAAAATGGTGTTAAGTTGTCCAAAAGTGTGATTGACATCGCCTTGCCCCAACGCGCGCGCCCATGCAATACGGCGTTGTGCGGGGCTGGCGTTGGGTTCAATTTTTTGCCAGATTTGGAAAATTTGTTCTGATAAGAGAAAATTGCCTGTACTGGTTGCCAATTCTATGGCGCGTTCTGCGACTTCGGGGTCTTGGGTGTTGGCTAAAATGCGCAGATAGGTATTTAAAGCCAGTGTGGTGTCTCCACGTTCGGCGGCAAGTTCTGCACCAAGTAGCGTGAATGTATTTTGTGCATCTTCAATGATTTGCTCGCGCATCACTCTTTGAGTTGCATCGGAAACACGTTTGATTTCGGGTGATTGGAGTGTGGGATTATCGGACGAATTGGCGGCAAACAGGCAGCCTGAAAAAGTTAAAGTCAGCAAAGTAGCAATTTTGTGTGATGAATGTTTCAATAATGGCATGGTATTCATCCATGAAATAAAAAAATAAAGATGTGTGAATTTTATACCAAACTGGCGCATCACAAACAATTTCATGAATGATTTTGAGAGTAAATTGAAGAAAAATTGATTTAAAGATTAGATAAAGAGATTTTCAGGCTGCCTGAAACCTTTGCAAAACTCCATATTATATTGGGTGCATTTCTTCGCGATGCGCTTTTCTAAGGCTTGAAATATTTCAATATTATCTCTGCGCATTCTCAAATAAAATTGACTTGAAGTAGCGGGCTTTGCACGCGCCATGTTTTTTTCAGGCAGCCTGAAACCATATTTTTTCAAATTAAAATTTTGGCTTTTGCATTTTGCGCCACATACGCACATAACCAGACACCACTGGTGCAACCGCCAATACCAATTTAAACCACCATGATGCATACCAAGGTTTCACCAACATAACAACTTCTGATGTGGGCGTTGCGACCACGCCACGCACCGAAAACCAGTCCAGTAAAGGCCACCAACAAGCTACCAATGCGCCAATTAACAAAGGATAAATTTTCTCAATTCGTCCAGCTTGCCACAGCACAAACGCTACAAACGCCCATACCGCCGTAAATCCCGTAACCATCAATACATACGACCATTGCGCCCCTGTGAATCGTATCAATACATAAGTGATGACCACCCATAATACCGCCAAACACGCCATAATCACTTCTTCTGGTTTGTTCATCATGATGAAATTGCCTTTCTTGAGTTTGAATGAGTTAAAATATTTTTACTATACCTGAAAATCGATTAATCTGAAACCTTTGCAAAACCCTATCTTTGGTATATTTCTTCGTGATGTATTTCTTTGGTTTTTAAAAATATTTCAATATTATCTGTGTGTTATATGATTCTATCGCTTTGAACTGTGCTTAAATCTGAGGTTGTGCAAAGGTTTTAATCTAATGGTCAATTGCCCCTATAATATTCAGTTTGTTTTCATCATGGAATGTGAGATGTTGGTTCATTTGCAAAGTGTGTTGGTAATTTTGTTGCCGTTGTTTGTCGGATTTGGGTTCAAATTGCCCCAATTTATGTTAAAAATATTAGATAAATTATTGATGATTTTGGTGTATGTGATTTTATGTCTGATTGGCATGGGATTTGCCAAAACACCCAATTTAAGCAATGAATTAAGTAAGGTAGCAACGTATGCAATAGGGTTGTTTATTTGTTTGGCGGTGTGTAATTGTGTGGTGATGATTTGGTTTGACCGAATGTTTTTCAGGCAGCATCACCCATTTGAAGTTAATCAAATTAAGCGGCAAAAAATCGGTGTAGCCGACAGTGTCAAACAATTGATGATTTTATTTGTGGGCATTTTGCTCGGGCGAATGCTGCCTGAACATCATTTATCATCTGAAAAATTGAGTTTTTACGCGTTGATGTTGTTGATTTTTGTGGTGGGTTTGCAGATGCGCGGATATGGAATTGCGTTGCGACAAGTATTTTTGAATCGGCATGGTTTGTGGTTGAGCATGTGGTTTATGGTGTCGTGTGCGGTGGCGGGTTTGTTGTTTGCGCTGGTGTTGCCTGATGTGAGTTGGACGAAAGGTTTAGCATTATCATCGGGTTATGGTTGGTATTCGTTATCGGGGATTGTGATGACGCAAGCGTATGGTGCGACTTGGGGCAGTGTGGCATTACTTAATGATTTATTGAGAGAATTTGCGGCGTTGGTGTTTATTCCAATTTTGATGCGGCGTTATCCGAGTACGGCGATTGGAATAGGTGGTGCGGCCAGTTTGGATTTTATGTTGCCATTGATTCAAAAATCGGGTGGTTTGTTGGCGGTGCCTGTAGCGATTAGTTTTG
This genomic window contains:
- a CDS encoding 16S rRNA (uracil(1498)-N(3))-methyltransferase codes for the protein MPRFYFPVNLIPDSEWTLPDNLVRHIHVLRLRVGEQITLFNGDGAAYSAQLLQLEKRHATCRVLFRQPENTESPLSIKLVQAISSGERMDFTIQKSVELGVVAIQPVMSERSVVRLSGERADKRVQRWQEIAISACEQCGRNTIPDILPIVSFEQYLRQKSDELHILMSLRQARSLKDLPTPTRVTLMIGAEGGWTQAEENAAFSANCQAVVLGKRVLRTETASLAAIAAMQTLWGDFV
- a CDS encoding HI_0552 family protein codes for the protein MLTAQHCDVFNRPFFQFSQLKQYAPDTIPQLKTDYKIAWEDWKSVINQVYTQLIEINPQFQPPHIERWCNGWQVRAHFFAYFKYAIYNQSAAILSILLNRKRLTVSLDWHCYKANVSAISLPDYNQWLDNLDVARYADFDVWHDNENEYSDYLKLNQQNNLILQSSDDFFCIGKHIDRDHLAQTNCVNWIGETVLALTPLYEKCFAHLPTNSNEIAP
- the rpoD gene encoding RNA polymerase sigma factor RpoD — encoded protein: MLPNNTHFHDHDSDNEEQLSDNRPLTPEEQRARLRQLIIFGKERGYITYAEINDTLPDDMSDAEQIDNIVNMIQGLGIQVTEEAPDAETLLMSDNSAAVADEDAVAEAEAALSQADSEFGRTTDPVRMYMREMGQVELLTRADEIIIAKKIENALKNMIQAISACPGSVGEILALIDQIKKDEIRVDEVVEAIIDPNEVLLNELGLSHLENGASEDDTSSESDDADDDEEDEEDASGSNLEGQNLEELKAQVIEHFKQIGKSYGLMIKALEKYDSKHTKYLEHRDAIASKLLEVRFSTRQIEKLSESLRGRVDLIRKLEREIRDICLDRVRMDKDYFISSFLPNATNLNWIEDEINKNRVWSETLQRFKHDILEKQTEMSNLEAHARISIEELKEISKNMVVSEKETAAAKQEMIQANLRLVISIAKKYTNRGLQFLDLIQEGNIGLMKAVDKFEYRRGYKFSTYATWWIRQAITRSIADQARTIRIPVHMIETINKMNRISRQYLQETGEEPDSAKLAELMEMPEDKIRKIMKIAKEPISMETPIGDDEDSHLGDFIEDANNVAPSDAAMYSSLREVTKDVLESLTPREAKVLRMRFGIDMNTDHTLEEVGKQFDVTRERIRQIEAKALRKLRHPTRSDKLKSFLDSEEGK
- a CDS encoding PepSY-associated TM helix domain-containing protein, encoding MKNTQPNSNQHYFTIWRWHFYAGILIAPLLMLLAATGLAMLLLAKTIGKENQYINVIPQAQTQPVSQQAQAALDAVDKEHGAVIQYISPQSPDTVAVFRVNDGDGKATMVAVNPYTAQVVQTFERNQNLYHLMDELHGDLLMGKFGDYLLETTASLTVLMILTGWYLWWCARQRHISQMFSTGKLGAGRSGWRGVHGALGTYISLILLLFCLSGMAWAGIWGGKMVQAWSQFPAGKWGVAPNPESTLLHGDLNDGKTKEIPWILELTPMPISGSTLGENGINPNEPMTFDTVDRFAREQGFATNGRYQIYFPKGEKGVWTINQDSMSYDSPNPTADRTMHIDRYSGKILADINFKDYNWFGKFMVVSIAFHMGTMGWWSIALNVVFCLAVILMGVSGYVMWWKRRPRASGLCPPAQGREVANWRAAAIILCVVALIFPTAAMAILFVYLLDKLLISRTKFFTKLLK
- a CDS encoding HIT family protein, which codes for MMSDCVLCAEFGEEVLFKTNHWRIIVVHDDVKAPAFCRVIWHNHVAEMTDLSPDERTEFMNAVYAVETAMREVLQPAKINLASLGNVVPHLHWHIIARFTEDACFPAPIWANAVRESALRLPENWVQQVQQKLISYFQAA
- a CDS encoding LD-carboxypeptidase: MNSFLSRRRLLQGALVATGSGILTACGGSNSSVQNQKNSNKPNTESRPTVNSTVNRPQTQPVVRHVQASSQNTMRLFASSGFAEDANRIQTGLDRLFAAGFAITNHNAAYRRYQRFAGSDAERINDFQDVATGRVPTPKVLMGVRGGYGAARILANVDWASLGARMREAQTLLFGFSDVTAIQMALLAQGAMPSFVGPMLYSEFGKPSPDSYTMDNFTQNTTNNQSTVFVTEFQSRNVRNVDGILWGGNLSVLASLVGTPFMPRIQGGILFLEDVAEQPYRIERMLYTLHLAGILKQQQAIVLGDFRMGNIRDTYDSSFNLAAVAQNISRAANIPVYTGFPFGHVAQKTTFPLGAKASLRGTGGGYSITFSGYPTLNPNALNLAALKPMQEFNFIDNSNLNFNTDSEF
- a CDS encoding META domain-containing protein translates to MKHTLILATAFILAACQTVPPTSSSAASTLPQTASASVAAPSVKRVWRLSQLTGFAPNQLQNTLMDWTTLPSAYADMGCNNMRFQAVIDGRGSLNVSGITATRMMCPDSMKLENTFATVLPKMTGYRVESMDTLVLFNQSGDEMRFTSK
- a CDS encoding tetratricopeptide repeat protein; amino-acid sequence: MPLLKHSSHKIATLLTLTFSGCLFAANSSDNPTLQSPEIKRVSDATQRVMREQIIEDAQNTFTLLGAELAAERGDTTLALNTYLRILANTQDPEVAERAIELATSTGNFLLSEQIFQIWQKIEPNASPAQRRIAWARALGQGDVNHTFGQLNTILNEASNEQIKRIFLLLAQVSLHNPDMLRTGNKQVHQLVMRYPNMLEANILDLVFSTGNREKSRILSALKKLSQIDENLSLPSRSALSFVVHEQPDTLSDFFDKNDSLKLSPTWQELEIENLIQNKQYKKASTRLQTLLTKKPQANLYFLAAAQSFEHNKNSDNNQVKQYLEQAYNIGTPEQKSRAATMMMLNFLNEKNWVQSANWLKKIESSDYAFVKNVLEMSLSSAQNNWEKTIALYNNQRSLTPNLQTHFFDNVQREQIYLSAMMQVRKPAIVLNEINQLIKKAQQQGNAARLNNLIYQRGILYSDKMHRPHDAIKDLRAFLILNPDNAHAQNSLGYTLLSQPETMNEGFDLITKAYQAQPESAAINDSMGWAYFQKGDYETAKIYLEYAYKNEPTNAEIAAHLGELYWKLGDTEQAKKIWKESWLQNKNDFILQKTLKNYQIRF
- a CDS encoding lysine exporter LysO family protein, producing the protein MLVHLQSVLVILLPLFVGFGFKLPQFMLKILDKLLMILVYVILCLIGMGFAKTPNLSNELSKVATYAIGLFICLAVCNCVVMIWFDRMFFRQHHPFEVNQIKRQKIGVADSVKQLMILFVGILLGRMLPEHHLSSEKLSFYALMLLIFVVGLQMRGYGIALRQVFLNRHGLWLSMWFMVSCAVAGLLFALVLPDVSWTKGLALSSGYGWYSLSGIVMTQAYGATWGSVALLNDLLREFAALVFIPILMRRYPSTAIGIGGAASLDFMLPLIQKSGGLLAVPVAISFGFIVNVVAPFLMVFFSAFSS